A genomic segment from Nicotiana tabacum cultivar K326 chromosome 9, ASM71507v2, whole genome shotgun sequence encodes:
- the LOC107760557 gene encoding phospholipid-transporting ATPase 3, whose translation MAGGGWRGSRSGPILNRISSSRSIRLGSVQPQAPGHRTVFVNDREANALAKFKGNSVSTTKYDVITFLPKGLFEQFRRVANLYFLMISILSCTPISPVSPITNVLPLSMVLLVSLIKEAWEDWKRFQNDMSINNSPIDMLQDQKWVNVPWKKLQAGDIVRVKQDEFFPADLIFLASTNPDGVCYIETANLDGETNLKIRKALEKTWDYVSPEKVSEFRGEVQCEQPNNSLYTFTGNLIIQKQTLPLSPNQLLLRGCSLRNTEYIVGAVIFTGHETKVMMNSMKIPSKRSTLEKKLDKLIIALFSALLCMCLLGAIGSGIFINEKYYYLRFESSKNSDPQSNPDNRFVVAVLTMFTLITLYSPIIPISLYVSVEMIKFIQSNKFINNDLHMYHAESNTPAQARTSNLNEELGQVEYIFSDKTGTLTRNLMEFFKCSIGGEIYGTGVSEIEMGTAQRIGLKVEAKKSSTEAREKGFNFDDARLMRGAWRNEPNPYSCREFFRCLAICHTVLPEGEETPEKIRYQAASPDESALVVAAKNFGFFFYKRTPTMIYVRESHVEKMGKIQDVPYEILNVLEFNSTRKRQSVVCRYPEGRLVLYCKGADNVIYERLQDGDNDLRKRTREHLEQFGAAGLRTLCLAYRDLTPDMYEKWNEKFIQAKSSLRDREKKLDEVAELIEKDLVLIGCTAIEDKLQEGVPECIETLSRAGIKIWVLTGDKLETAINIAYACKLINNSMKQFIISSETDAIREVEDRGDQVELARFMQETVQNELKRCYEDAQEHLRSVSGPKLALIIDGKCLMYALDPSLRVMLLNLSLNCSSVVCCRVSPLQKAQVTSLVRKGANRITLSIGDGANDVSMIQAAHVGVGISGQEGMQAVMASDFAVAQFRFLADLLLVHGRWSYLRICKVVTYFYYKNLTFTLTQFWFTFQTGFSGQRFYDDWFQSLYNVMFTALPVIVLGLFEKDVSASLSKKYPELYKEGIRNTFFKWRVVIIWAFFAIYQSLVLYYFVTASSTKGMNSSGKMFGLWDVSTMAFTCVVVTVNLRLLMMCNTITRWHHITVGGSIILWFIFVFIYSGISLPKEQKNIYLVIYVLMSTFYFYIVLLLVPVAALFGDFIYQGVQRWFFPYDYQIVQEIHRYEIDSRMGVLEIGNELTPEEERSYAIRQLPGQKSKHTGFAFDSPGYESFFASQAGVSIPQKAWDVARRASMKPRSKMPRDN comes from the exons ATGGCCGGAGGAGGATGGAGAGGATCTAGATCGGGACCGATACTTAATCGTATTTCATCTTCTCGAAGCATTCGTCTTGGTAGTGTACAACCTCAAGCACCCGGTCATCGTACTGTCTTCGTTAATGATCGTGAAGCTAATGCCCTTGCCAAATTCAAG GGAAATTCTGTTTCAACTACGAAGTATGATGTCATAACATTCCTGCCAAAGGGGTTATTTGAACAG TTCAGGCGGGTGGCTAATCTCTACTTCCTTATGATCTCAATTTTGTCATGCACTCCAATAAG TCCCGTAAGTCCAATAACAAATGTGCTTCCTTTGAGCATGGTGCTTCTTGTTTCTCTAATTAAGGAGGCTTGGGAGGACTGG AAGCGTTTTCAGAATGACATGTCTATCAATAACTCCCCCATAGACATGTTGCAAGACCAGAAATGGGTAAATGTACCATGGAAGAAGCTGCAGGCTGGAGATATCGTGAGA GTTAAGCAGGATGAGTTCTTCCCCGCAGATCTTATCTTTCTTGCCAGCACAAACCCAGACGGAGTCTGCTATATTGAG ACGGCGAATTTGGATGGTGAAACTAATTTAAAGATCAGAAAGGCACTGGAGAAGACCTGGGATTATGTGTCTCCTGAGAAAGTATCTGAATTCAGAG GCGAAGTACAATGTGAGCAGCCTAATAACTCATTGTACACATTCACTGGCAATTTGATTATTCAAAAGCAAACCTTGCCACTCAGTCCAAATCAACTTCTTTTACGG GGGTGCAGTCTGAGAAACACTGAGTACATTGTCGGGGCTGTCATTTTCACTGGGCATGAAACAAAG GTTATGATGAATTCTATGAAAATTCCTTCCAAAAGAAGCACTTTGGAGAAGAAACTTGACAAACTTATTATCGCTCTCTTTAGTGCTCTTCTATGTATGTGTCTCTTGGGAGCCATAGGCAG TGGTATCTTCATAAACGAGAAGTACTATTATTTGCGGTTTGAAAGTAGCAAAAATTCAGACCCACAATCCAACCCTGACAATAGATTTGTG GTTGCAGTTCTGACCATGTTCACTTTAATCACTCTCTATTCACCGATTATTCCGATCTCTCTCTATGTCTCCGTTGAG ATGATTAAATTTATACAGTCCAATAAGTTTATCAACAATGACTTGCACATGTACCATGCTGAGAGCAACACCCCCGCACAGGCTAGGACATCTAATTTGAACGAGGAACTTGGGCAG GTGGAATACATATTTTCTGACAAAACTGGAACTCTTACGAGGAACTTGATGGAGTTTTTTAAGTGTTCAATCGGTGGAGAGATATATGGCACTGGTGTCAGTGAAATTGAGATGGGAACTGCTCAGCGAATTGGGCTGAAAGTTGAG GCTAAGAAATCATCAACTGAAGCGCGAGAGAAAGGTTTCAATTTTGATGATGCTCGACTGATGCGAGGTGCCTGGAGGAATGAGCCTAATCCTTATTCATGCAGG gaatttttcagatgccttgcTATATGCCATACGGTGCTGCCTGAAGGTGAAGAAACCCCAGAAAAAATACGATATCAAGCGGCATCCCCGGACGAGTCTGCTTTGGTTGTAGCAGCAAAAAATTTTGGCTTCTTCTTTTACAA ACGTACACCAACTATGATTTATGTACGCGAGTCACATGTTGAGAAGATGGGGAAGATTCAAGATGTTCCCTATGAGATTCTAAATGTTCTCGAATTCAACAG TACGAGAAAGCGCCAGTCTGTTGTATGTCGTTATCCTGAAGGCAGATTGGTTCTCTACTGCAAG GGTGCAGATAATGTAATTTATGAGAGGttgcaagatggagacaatgaTTTGAGGAAAAGAACTAGGGAACACTTGGAGCAATTTGGGGCTGCTGGACTTCGGACACTTTGCTTGGCTTATAGAGATTTAACCCCTGATATGTATGAAAAATGGAATGAGAAATTCATTCAAGCTAAATCTTCTCTCCGAGACCGTGAGAAGAAATTGGATGAG GTGGCAGAGCTGATAGAAAAGGATCTTGTCTTGATTGGATGCACTGCTATAGAAGACAAGCTTCAAGAAGGTGTACCTGAGTGCATAGAGACGCTTTCAAGGGCTGGAATTAAGATTTGGGTGCTTACCGGTGACAAATTGGAAACAGCAATAAATATAGCTTATG cgtgcaagtTGATCAATAACAGCATGAAACAATTTATCATTAGTTCAGAAACTGATGCAATCAGAGAAGTGGAAGATAGA GGTGATCAGGTGGAGCTTGCTCGTTTTATGCAAGAAACAGTGCAGAACGAGCTTAAAAGGTGTTATGAGGACGCGCAGGAGCATCTTCGTTCTGTATCTGGACCAAAATTAGCACTAATAATTGACGGGAAGTGTTTGATGTATGCATTAGACCCGAGTCTTCGTGTAATGCTGTtgaatttaagtttgaattgcAGTTCAGTGGTTTGCTGCCGTGTTTCTCCGTTGCAGAAAGCACAG GTGACAAGCTTGGTTAGGAAGGGGGCAAACAGAATAACTCTCAGCATTGGTGATGGAGCTAATGATGTGAGTATGATTCAAGCTGCTCATGTTGGTGTTGGAATAAGTGGACAGGAGGGAATGCAAGCAGTGATGGCTAGTGATTTTGCAGTAGCTCAGTTCCGTTTTCTCGCTGATTTACTGCTTGTCCATGGACGCTGGTCATATCTGAGAATATGCAAG GTCGTCACATATTTCTACTACAAGAATCTGACATTTACCCTGACTCAGTTTTGGTTTACCTTCCAAACTGGATTCTCTGGTCAAAGGTTCTATGATGATTGGTTCCAGTCTCTGTATAATGTGATGTTCACAGCTCTCCCTGTTATTGTTCTCGGGCTTTTTGAGAAG GACGTCAGTGCTTCCCTCTCCAAGAAATATCCTGAGTTATACAAGGAAGGAATAAGAAATACTTTCTTCAAATGGAGAGTTGTGATTATCTGGGCTTTCTTTGCAATATATCAATCATTGGTGCTGTATTATTTTGTTACTGCTTCAAGTACGAAGGGCATGAATTCATCTGGCAAGATGTTTGGCCTGTGGGATGTTAGTACAATGGCTTTCACTTGTGTTGTTGTAACTGTCAATTTGCGTCTGCTTATGATGTGCAACACAATTACAAGATGGCATCACATCACTGTTGGAGGGAGCATAATATTGTGGTTCATATTTGTCTTCATTTACTCGGGTATTTCCTTGCCAAAGGAGCAG AAGAATATCTATTTGGTCATCTATGTCTTGATGAGCACATTTTATTTCTACATTGTTCTGCTTCTCGTACCTGTTGCTGCTCTTTTTGGCGACTTCATTTATCAGGG GGTTCAAAGATGGTTCTTCCCTTATGATTATCAGATTGTTCAGGAAATCCACAGGTATGAGATCGACAGTAGGATGGGGGTCCTGGAGATTGGAAATGAGCTTACACCAGAAGAAGAAAGGAGCTATGCAATAAGGCAACTACCTGGACAGAAATCAAAACACACTGGTTTTGCCTTTGATTCACCCGGCTACGAGTCATTTTTTGCATCTCAGGCTGGCGTCTCAATCCCCCAAAAGGCGTGGGATGTAGCTCGGAGAGCAAGTATGAAACCACGGTCAAAGATGCCTCGGGATAACTGA